The nucleotide sequence GAGCGCGGCGATCCGGGCCGTGTCGGGCACCGGGATCACCAGATCGGCGTCGGCCGGCGCGCAGCGGGCGAGCGCGACGCCGAGTGCCCGGCGCACGTCGAAGACGGACCGGCCGCCGATCGTCGAGTCCGGCCGGGCGATGTACACGTGCTCGAAGACGCACAAGGCCGGCTTGGCCGACCCGAACCGTCGCGAGTGGACCCCGTGTTCGCCGACCTCGACGATCTCACCCGGTGCCACGTCCCGCAGCGCGGTCGCGCCGAGGTTGTCCAGCGCCACCGTCTCCGAGGCCACCGCCCAGCCACCACCCGCGAGACGGCCGATGCTGAGCGGGCGGAAACCGCGCGGGTCGCGCGCGGCGAACAGGGCCCCCGCAGAGACCCCGACGAAGCAGTAGGCACCGCCGGTGCGCGGCAGGATCCGCGCCAGCGCGTCGCCAAGGCTGCCCGGCTCGTCCTTCAGCAGTGCCGCGAGCCGGCGGGTGTCCGACTGCGCGTGGCGGCGCTCCACGGCCGGTCCGCCGACCGCACCGACCTCGACGGGAACGGGCAGCATGGTCAGGTTTCCGTTGTGCGCCAAGGCGAAGTCCGCACCGGCGGCCGTGCGGGCCGCGAACGGCTGCGCATTGTCCAAAGAGGACTCGGCGGAGGTGGAGTAGCGGACGTGTCCGATGCCGACGTGCCCGGACAGGTGCCGGGTCGCCGCGGCGGGCAGCGCCTCGGTGACGAGCCCCATCCCCCGGTGCGTCGCGATGCCGGAGGAGTCCCCGACCGAAAGGCCCGCGGACTCCTGGCCTCGGTGCTGCAGGGCGAACAGGGCGTCGGTGAGCATGTCCGCGATCTGGGCGCCGCGCGCCCAGATGCCCACGACACCGCATTCTTCGCCAGCGTCTCCATCGATCATGTGCGCTCCTGCATGAGGGGTCAGGCACGACGGCCTGTTCAGTACGGGGTGTTTCCGACCGGTTTCTCCTGCAGGTGTTCACCGCGGTGTCGTCAGCATGCTGGACGGCCCTATCGGCGAGCTATTGTTCGGCGATCCGGACGGCGCGCACGGGAATCGGTGAGCAAACTGCCGCTATTTTGCCGGTCGAGGTGCCGATCGGCGTGGCGTGGGGCGACTACCCTTCGCCGAAGAATATTCCTCGCACAACGGGACGGGCCGGGTACGGACGATTTCGAATTCGGCCGGGACCGTCGTTCGAAGATGTCCCCGGATCGTCGTCAGCATCGAATAGTGGAAAGGGAGCCCCGGATGCGGAGTACAGCCGCGCCGATCGGTGGTACCCGC is from Amycolatopsis mediterranei and encodes:
- the purF gene encoding amidophosphoribosyltransferase; translation: MIDGDAGEECGVVGIWARGAQIADMLTDALFALQHRGQESAGLSVGDSSGIATHRGMGLVTEALPAAATRHLSGHVGIGHVRYSTSAESSLDNAQPFAARTAAGADFALAHNGNLTMLPVPVEVGAVGGPAVERRHAQSDTRRLAALLKDEPGSLGDALARILPRTGGAYCFVGVSAGALFAARDPRGFRPLSIGRLAGGGWAVASETVALDNLGATALRDVAPGEIVEVGEHGVHSRRFGSAKPALCVFEHVYIARPDSTIGGRSVFDVRRALGVALARCAPADADLVIPVPDTARIAALGYAEGSGIPYGEGLFRSPYVNRSFIQPSPGLRRRAVRAKLSPIASAVAGRRVVVVDDSVVRANSIKHVVAILRKAGAAEVHVRVASPSVRWPCFFGVDIGTSDELVADRRSAEQIADLVNADSLGYLPAEVMLEQAHGTTGFCAACFTGEYPEE